From Ignavibacteriota bacterium, the proteins below share one genomic window:
- a CDS encoding metal-dependent hydrolase — protein MPTLRYFSHSSFALSDGKYTVLIDPFFTGNPTCPVRAEDVRADFIVLTHGHGDHIGDGFAIAKRDGATVIAVNELANFAAEEGCSAHNMHIGGAYTFPFGRVKFTIAHHGSGAPDGRYMGEPAGVVLSIGGRTVYHTGDTGLFLDMQLIGKRDAVDVMLLPIGDNFTMGIDDALVAAEFVRPRLAIPMHYNTFPVISADPHLFASRAKEEGIDARVLEYGETIEL, from the coding sequence ATGCCCACCCTGCGCTATTTCAGCCATTCGTCCTTCGCGCTTTCCGACGGGAAATACACCGTGCTGATCGATCCGTTCTTCACCGGCAATCCGACCTGTCCCGTGCGCGCCGAGGATGTGAGAGCCGATTTTATTGTGCTGACACACGGGCACGGCGATCACATCGGTGACGGCTTCGCCATCGCCAAACGCGACGGAGCGACGGTGATCGCGGTGAACGAGCTGGCGAATTTTGCGGCGGAGGAGGGGTGCAGCGCGCACAACATGCACATCGGCGGCGCGTATACCTTCCCCTTCGGCCGGGTCAAATTCACCATCGCGCATCACGGTTCGGGAGCGCCGGACGGCCGCTACATGGGCGAACCCGCGGGTGTGGTGCTCAGCATCGGCGGACGCACGGTGTATCATACCGGAGACACAGGTCTTTTTCTCGACATGCAGCTCATCGGCAAGCGCGACGCAGTGGACGTGATGCTGCTGCCGATCGGCGACAACTTCACGATGGGCATCGACGACGCGCTTGTTGCGGCCGAGTTCGTGCGTCCGCGCCTGGCCATACCGATGCACTACAACACCTTCCCGGTGATCAGCGCCGATCCGCATCTCTTCGCCTCGCGCGCGAAGGAGGAGGGCATCGACGCCCGCGTACTCGAGTACGGAGAGACGATCGAACTGTGA
- a CDS encoding glycosyltransferase has product MSGGRGEKTAQSLSLIVAVYNRPDALRLVLAACALQTLKPAQIVIADDGSGPAIAETVYDARNQYMLDITHVRHDDLGWRKNRILNDAVRAAARDYLVFIDGDCVPHRRFFEDHAAASAHRTVVCGRRVELSPSWTARITLDTIRSGAYQRIGPAALWEGVRGRALRLEDGLRLPLLARLAHRGARGMLGSNFSLWKEDLESINGFDEEYAGPGCGEDSDVEYRLGLAGVAPRVVRHRAIQYHLWHPRGVMSEQSIARFARVRAEARAVCEHGLAERRVHAARAEEQA; this is encoded by the coding sequence GTGAGCGGCGGACGCGGGGAAAAGACGGCGCAGTCGCTGTCGCTGATCGTCGCGGTGTACAACAGGCCCGACGCTCTGCGTCTCGTGCTCGCCGCCTGCGCGTTGCAGACCCTGAAGCCCGCGCAGATCGTCATCGCGGACGATGGATCCGGACCCGCAATTGCGGAAACAGTATACGACGCCCGCAATCAATATATGCTCGACATCACCCACGTACGCCACGACGATCTGGGCTGGCGCAAAAATCGCATCCTCAACGACGCCGTGCGTGCGGCGGCGCGCGACTATCTCGTGTTCATCGACGGCGACTGCGTGCCGCACCGCCGCTTTTTCGAGGATCATGCCGCCGCGAGCGCACACCGCACCGTCGTCTGCGGACGGCGCGTGGAACTGAGTCCCTCGTGGACAGCGCGTATCACCCTCGACACAATACGCAGCGGCGCGTATCAGCGCATCGGACCGGCGGCACTGTGGGAGGGAGTCCGCGGCCGCGCGTTGCGTCTCGAAGACGGCCTGCGCCTGCCTCTGCTCGCGCGGCTCGCGCATCGCGGTGCGCGCGGCATGCTCGGCAGCAATTTCTCGCTCTGGAAAGAAGATCTCGAGTCCATCAACGGCTTCGACGAAGAGTATGCCGGACCCGGCTGCGGCGAGGACTCCGACGTCGAGTACCGACTCGGCCTCGCGGGTGTCGCACCGCGTGTGGTGCGCCATCGCGCGATCCAATACCACCTCTGGCATCCGCGCGGCGTGATGTCGGAACAGTCGATCGCGCGTTTCGCCCGCGTGCGCGCAGAGGCGCGCGCCGTATGTGAACACGGGCTCGCCGAACGCCGTGTCCACGCGGCGCGCGCGGAGGAGCAGGCGTGA
- a CDS encoding ABC transporter ATP-binding protein: MKNVVRIVRYLKPYKRNLSLASLSMFLFVVFNMATVVLIIPFINVLFDRSAPVVRPMPALSLDTFREWALTGLSNLLASSDPVTALKYLCGLIVLSFVLKNIFHYLQTWFMGPAEHGIVRDLRQQLFEHLTKLSLSYFSEERKGVLVSRIVNDVKMVNDSAIAVVNSVFRDPPQIITYTIILFVIDWKLTLLVLVMLPVTGFILAKIAEKLRRESGRLQTAMADITAALDEALTSMRIIKAFRTEKLETERFRVHNQNYYRTYVGILRRSELTSPITETISVLVVVIILWFLGESILKGRGGMTSGVFVAYIFAMLQMMQPLKFFGQMISSLSQGLAGAQRVFAVLDIPPRIVDAPGATAIERFTGSIEFQDVRFRYDTGDEVLAGVTLEIRAGQTVAVVGPSGAGKSTLVDLVPRFHDITGGRILIDGRDIRDVTVSSLRGLMGIVTQETFLFNTTIRENIAYGMPDATLDDVVAAARAANAHQFIIESAEGYETVIGDRGVKLSGGQRQRISIARAILKNPPILILDEATSSLDTESEVLVQEAIEHLMAGRTSIVIAHRLSTVQRADVIYVIDAGKVVESGSHAELMERAGGMYRRLYELQFLV, encoded by the coding sequence GTGAAAAACGTCGTCCGCATCGTCCGCTATCTGAAGCCGTACAAGCGCAACCTTTCGCTTGCCTCGCTCTCGATGTTCCTCTTCGTCGTGTTCAACATGGCGACGGTGGTGCTGATCATCCCCTTCATCAATGTGCTCTTCGACCGCTCGGCGCCCGTGGTGCGTCCCATGCCCGCGCTGTCGCTCGACACCTTCCGTGAATGGGCGCTGACTGGCCTGAGCAATCTGCTGGCTTCGAGCGATCCGGTCACGGCCCTGAAATATCTGTGCGGTCTTATCGTTCTGAGTTTCGTGCTCAAGAACATCTTCCATTATCTGCAGACCTGGTTCATGGGGCCGGCCGAGCACGGCATCGTGCGCGACCTGCGGCAGCAGCTCTTCGAACATCTGACGAAGCTGTCGCTCAGCTATTTTTCGGAGGAGCGCAAGGGCGTGCTCGTGTCGCGCATCGTCAACGATGTGAAGATGGTGAACGACTCGGCCATCGCCGTCGTGAACAGCGTGTTCCGCGATCCGCCGCAGATCATCACCTACACGATCATTCTGTTTGTCATCGACTGGAAGCTCACGCTGCTCGTGCTCGTGATGCTGCCCGTGACGGGATTCATCCTCGCAAAAATCGCGGAGAAACTGCGCCGTGAAAGCGGGCGTCTACAGACGGCCATGGCCGACATCACCGCCGCTCTCGACGAGGCGCTCACGAGCATGCGCATCATCAAGGCCTTCCGCACCGAGAAGCTCGAAACCGAACGCTTCCGCGTGCACAATCAGAATTACTACCGCACCTACGTGGGCATACTGCGCCGCAGCGAACTGACCTCGCCCATCACCGAGACCATCAGCGTGCTGGTCGTGGTGATCATACTGTGGTTCCTGGGCGAATCGATTCTGAAGGGCAGGGGAGGCATGACCAGCGGCGTGTTTGTGGCCTACATTTTTGCGATGCTGCAGATGATGCAACCGCTGAAATTTTTCGGGCAGATGATCAGCAGTCTGTCGCAGGGTCTCGCGGGCGCGCAGCGAGTGTTTGCCGTGCTCGACATTCCGCCGCGCATCGTCGATGCGCCCGGCGCCACCGCCATCGAGCGCTTCACGGGGAGCATCGAATTTCAGGACGTGCGTTTCCGCTACGACACGGGCGACGAAGTGCTCGCAGGGGTGACACTCGAGATACGCGCGGGTCAGACCGTCGCCGTCGTCGGACCGAGCGGCGCGGGCAAGAGCACCCTGGTCGATCTGGTGCCGCGTTTCCACGACATCACGGGCGGGCGCATCCTGATCGACGGCCGTGACATCCGCGACGTCACCGTCTCATCCCTGCGCGGCCTGATGGGCATCGTCACGCAGGAGACCTTTCTCTTCAACACCACCATCCGCGAGAACATCGCCTACGGCATGCCCGACGCGACACTCGACGATGTCGTGGCGGCGGCGCGCGCGGCGAACGCGCATCAGTTCATCATCGAGTCGGCCGAGGGCTACGAGACTGTGATCGGCGATCGCGGCGTGAAACTCTCCGGCGGTCAGCGCCAGCGCATTTCCATCGCGCGCGCGATACTGAAAAATCCGCCGATCCTGATCCTGGACGAGGCCACCTCGTCGCTCGACACCGAGTCGGAGGTGCTCGTGCAGGAGGCGATAGAACACCTGATGGCGGGACGCACCTCGATAGTGATTGCGCACCGGCTGTCCACCGTGCAGCGCGCCGATGTGATCTACGTGATCGACGCGGGGAAGGTGGTCGAAAGCGGATCACATGCCGAATTGATGGAGCGCGCGGGCGGCATGTACCGGCGGTTGTACGAACTGCAGTTCCTCGTCTAA
- a CDS encoding O-antigen ligase family protein has protein sequence MVLGTLDRKLEAALWICVAATLATLIFSTALSQAGASLSVLLWIGLAARGRVTYPPRMLVVPFTALYLTRAASIVFSVVPDESVRLLYTETVFGIFFFAVYSVLASRTEARSILLLRILTAAGAVAALVGLARYIFVEATRITSTTSGYYTLGMFLLVVLLLLLAVGPSKRLLPHPALWWISSGLMFAGIVFTQNRIHMALAGVAVLGFSLRRSPWMALVFVALAAGLYFASPDFLRQAGERSMAPGAMSGREVLWSTAWDMAGDRPLTGYGPRSFRSIFPRFDDLADKGVGSWHNDAIQAYMDSGAMALAAMLALYAAAFVGFVRAWRRTRDGHTRDVLLGSAAAIAAYLLAGGIFDVLLSLLFFTVLAIAAAAAPPLDADARTTSSEAA, from the coding sequence ATGGTGCTCGGGACACTCGACAGGAAACTTGAAGCGGCGCTGTGGATCTGCGTCGCGGCCACCCTCGCCACGCTCATCTTCTCCACGGCGTTGAGTCAGGCGGGCGCCTCGCTGTCGGTGCTGCTCTGGATCGGCCTTGCGGCGCGCGGCCGTGTCACGTATCCGCCACGAATGCTTGTGGTGCCCTTCACCGCGCTGTACCTGACGCGTGCCGCGAGCATCGTCTTTTCCGTTGTGCCGGACGAGAGTGTGCGGCTGCTCTACACCGAAACGGTGTTCGGGATTTTTTTCTTCGCCGTGTATTCGGTGCTTGCATCCAGGACGGAAGCGCGCAGCATTCTCCTTCTGCGCATCCTGACCGCTGCAGGCGCGGTCGCGGCGCTGGTCGGTCTCGCGAGATACATCTTCGTCGAAGCCACGCGCATCACCTCCACCACCTCGGGGTACTACACACTGGGTATGTTCCTGCTGGTGGTGTTGCTGCTGCTGCTCGCCGTCGGACCGTCAAAACGCCTGCTGCCGCACCCGGCGCTGTGGTGGATTTCGAGCGGACTGATGTTCGCGGGCATTGTCTTCACGCAGAACCGTATACACATGGCCCTCGCGGGTGTGGCGGTGCTCGGATTTTCGCTGCGGCGTTCGCCGTGGATGGCGCTGGTCTTTGTGGCGCTTGCGGCCGGCTTGTATTTCGCCAGCCCTGATTTCCTGCGGCAGGCGGGGGAACGGTCGATGGCTCCGGGCGCGATGTCGGGCCGCGAGGTTTTATGGTCCACCGCGTGGGATATGGCGGGCGACAGACCCCTGACCGGCTACGGGCCGCGCAGCTTCCGCAGCATATTCCCGCGCTTCGACGATCTGGCCGACAAGGGTGTGGGAAGCTGGCACAACGACGCGATTCAGGCCTATATGGACAGCGGCGCCATGGCCCTCGCCGCGATGCTCGCATTGTACGCCGCGGCGTTCGTTGGTTTTGTGCGGGCGTGGAGGCGGACCCGCGACGGACACACACGCGACGTGCTGCTCGGCAGCGCCGCAGCCATTGCCGCCTATTTGCTCGCCGGTGGAATATTCGACGTGCTGCTCTCGCTGCTGTTTTTCACCGTGCTCGCCATCGCCGCGGCAGCCGCGCCGCCTCTTGATGCCGACGCGCGCACCACATCCTCGGAGGCCGCATGA
- a CDS encoding glycosyltransferase family 2 protein: MNPVSVIVIARDEERNIAACLESVAWAAQVIVVVDDRSTDATAELARKSGADVYVRPWLGYAGMKSAALQHASHEWVLWLDADERVLPELAREIDTVLATSPPETAFRVARRAYFLGKWIRHCGWYPGHVTRLFRKSHARFSSSAVHEHLEVDGPIGTLRNDLLHFTDDDLEHYFEKLNRYTSLAAQELVEAGRRVRARDLLLRPWAIFVKMYVLRGGFLDGTHGYLLSRLSAAYVLTKYAKAWQSQRDAGTGS; encoded by the coding sequence ATGAACCCTGTGTCGGTAATTGTGATCGCGAGGGACGAGGAGCGCAATATTGCCGCATGCCTGGAAAGTGTCGCCTGGGCCGCGCAAGTGATAGTGGTTGTCGACGACCGCAGCACCGACGCGACCGCCGAACTGGCTCGGAAGAGCGGCGCCGACGTGTATGTGCGCCCGTGGCTGGGTTACGCGGGAATGAAGTCCGCCGCTTTGCAGCACGCCTCACACGAATGGGTGCTGTGGCTCGACGCCGACGAGCGCGTGCTGCCCGAACTCGCGCGCGAGATTGACACGGTGCTCGCAACATCACCTCCCGAGACCGCATTCCGTGTTGCGCGCCGCGCGTATTTCCTCGGGAAATGGATACGCCACTGCGGCTGGTATCCCGGCCATGTGACCCGCCTGTTCCGGAAATCACACGCGCGCTTCAGCAGCTCGGCCGTGCACGAGCATCTCGAGGTGGACGGTCCTATCGGCACACTGCGCAACGACTTGCTGCACTTCACCGACGACGATCTCGAGCACTATTTCGAGAAACTCAACCGTTACACCTCACTCGCCGCGCAAGAGCTTGTGGAGGCCGGCCGCCGCGTGCGCGCGCGGGACCTGCTCCTTCGGCCCTGGGCCATCTTTGTGAAAATGTACGTGCTGCGCGGCGGTTTTCTGGACGGCACACACGGCTATCTGCTCTCGCGCCTGTCCGCCGCCTATGTTCTCACCAAGTACGCCAAGGCCTGGCAGTCGCAGCGTGACGCCGGGACAGGGTCATGA
- a CDS encoding HAMP domain-containing protein, which yields MRSLRIKIGLGFFVIVGISIATGVLVLVNVQALRDEMERVTRTRYGALIAAENMVKAVQLHESAHFTMLVQDVDMGRMMLNENRDRFLAWYDRAYRSSVETDRPTLDSLFATYRDYLGTVDSLQVMIEAHRPMALLRDFQFFVIRPLAERLKELSFHVLDQSQNAIVRANREAEESAKQSAFIIIGAAAINLALSLIAALSTTRTVVRPLLRLTNSVRAIGSGRLDQKIDVSSNDEIGVLSVEFNKMTERLRAFEQLNINAIISEKTRGEAILESISDPIIVTNEAGAVLRMNHAARALALLDAGTDVTTRPLADVLPDESWARHIGPHEPERDPSHEDLVQLEHDGHVSYYRPVRRAVKGGGGAMAGVVTLFQDVTRFKQIQQMKSDFLAAVSHEFRTPLTSISMTVDILQQGLLGPLNERQTDLLEGAKTDTERLKKLVEELLALSKLESARGSVAAAPVSLRRVVEDSLRPLRHPVAEKGLDVRVEIDDTVPDVRGDFQQLCWVFVNLLSNGVRYSPAGGLLRVSARREGRHVLVAVADQGRGIAAEDLESIFDKFVQIKHPDDVTPGSIGLGLTIARQVVDNHGGRIWAESTPGAGSTFCFTLPVAEEGA from the coding sequence ATGAGAAGTCTGCGAATCAAGATCGGCCTGGGATTTTTTGTGATCGTGGGCATCAGCATCGCGACCGGAGTGCTTGTGCTCGTGAACGTGCAGGCGCTGCGCGACGAGATGGAGCGTGTGACACGCACGCGCTACGGCGCGCTCATCGCGGCCGAAAACATGGTGAAGGCGGTGCAGCTTCACGAGAGCGCGCATTTCACGATGCTCGTGCAGGACGTGGACATGGGCCGCATGATGCTCAACGAGAACCGCGACCGCTTCCTGGCGTGGTACGACCGCGCGTATCGCTCGAGTGTCGAGACCGACAGGCCCACGCTCGACAGTCTCTTTGCCACGTACCGCGACTATCTGGGCACCGTCGATTCGCTGCAGGTGATGATCGAGGCGCACCGCCCGATGGCTCTGCTGCGCGACTTTCAATTCTTTGTGATACGACCGCTGGCGGAGCGGCTCAAGGAACTGTCGTTCCACGTGCTCGATCAATCCCAAAACGCGATCGTGCGCGCGAACCGCGAAGCCGAGGAAAGCGCCAAACAGTCGGCGTTTATCATCATCGGCGCCGCGGCCATCAACCTCGCGCTGAGCCTGATCGCCGCGCTGTCAACCACACGCACCGTCGTGCGGCCGCTGCTGCGGCTCACCAATTCCGTCCGCGCGATAGGCAGCGGACGCCTCGATCAAAAAATCGACGTCAGCTCGAACGACGAGATCGGCGTGTTGAGCGTCGAATTCAATAAAATGACCGAGCGGCTTCGCGCCTTCGAACAGCTCAACATCAACGCGATCATCTCCGAGAAGACACGCGGCGAGGCGATACTCGAGAGCATCAGCGATCCGATCATCGTGACAAACGAGGCGGGCGCGGTGCTGCGCATGAACCATGCGGCGCGCGCGCTGGCCCTGCTAGATGCGGGGACCGACGTCACCACACGTCCGCTCGCCGACGTGCTGCCCGACGAGTCGTGGGCGCGGCATATCGGACCGCATGAACCCGAGCGGGATCCCTCGCACGAGGACCTTGTGCAGCTCGAACACGATGGACACGTCTCGTACTATCGTCCCGTGCGCCGCGCGGTGAAAGGCGGCGGGGGCGCCATGGCGGGTGTGGTGACCCTGTTCCAGGACGTGACGCGGTTCAAACAGATTCAGCAGATGAAGTCCGATTTTCTCGCGGCGGTCTCGCACGAGTTCCGCACGCCGCTGACCTCGATATCCATGACCGTCGACATCCTGCAGCAGGGGCTGCTGGGCCCCTTGAACGAGCGGCAGACCGACCTGCTCGAGGGTGCAAAGACCGACACCGAACGCCTGAAAAAACTGGTCGAAGAGCTGCTCGCACTCTCGAAGCTCGAGTCCGCGCGCGGCAGTGTGGCCGCGGCTCCGGTCTCGCTGCGCCGTGTGGTCGAGGATTCGCTGCGTCCGTTGCGCCACCCCGTCGCCGAGAAGGGTCTCGACGTTCGTGTGGAGATCGACGACACAGTGCCCGACGTGCGCGGCGATTTCCAGCAGCTCTGCTGGGTGTTTGTCAACCTGCTCAGCAACGGCGTGCGCTATTCGCCCGCGGGAGGGCTGCTGCGCGTGTCCGCCCGCCGCGAGGGGCGTCACGTGCTGGTGGCCGTCGCGGATCAGGGCCGCGGGATTGCGGCCGAGGATCTCGAATCGATCTTCGACAAGTTTGTGCAGATCAAGCATCCCGACGATGTGACGCCCGGCAGCATCGGTCTGGGCTTGACCATCGCGCGGCAGGTCGTCGACAATCACGGCGGACGCATCTGGGCCGAGAGCACGCCGGGCGCGGGCAGCACCTTCTGTTTCACGCTGCCCGTCGCGGAGGAGGGAGCATGA
- a CDS encoding sigma-54-dependent Fis family transcriptional regulator: MSADRPLVLVVDDEVNILKTIGISLDAIGYDCVQFSRPQDAVEALRIRRFDLAFVDLKMAPIDGMQVLDEIMTHSPTTTVVMMTAHGSIDSAIAAVRKGAFHYLQKPFDLAELQLFAQKTLEHHRLAMEVHDLREQLEQRNDDEELITRSRGVREQLDLAARVADSTMSVLIEGESGTGKELVASYIHRRGNRADKPFVRVNCAALPEQLLESELFGHVRGAFTGAVRDREGRFEAADGGTIFLDEIAELSTALQVKLLRVLQNREFEPVGTNQTRRVDVRVIAATNRNLDQALSEGSIREDLFYRLNAVRIKLPPLRERPEDIPLLVQHFLNRFGPEKAIRVSDDALRALRAYRWSGNVRELEHVIERAVLLAVNGLVDLTQLPPEIQEHANQVAPLSLEEMEKQHIRRILATARDYDEAARILGIDPATLWRKRKKYGL, translated from the coding sequence ATGAGCGCCGACAGGCCCCTGGTGCTCGTCGTGGACGACGAGGTGAATATCCTCAAGACCATCGGCATCAGTCTCGACGCCATCGGTTACGACTGCGTGCAGTTCTCGCGGCCGCAGGACGCCGTCGAGGCGCTGCGCATCCGCCGTTTCGACCTCGCGTTTGTCGATCTCAAGATGGCGCCCATCGACGGCATGCAGGTGCTCGACGAGATCATGACACATTCGCCCACCACCACCGTCGTGATGATGACCGCGCACGGCAGCATCGACAGCGCCATCGCGGCCGTGCGCAAGGGCGCGTTCCACTACCTGCAGAAACCGTTCGACCTCGCCGAGCTGCAGCTCTTCGCGCAGAAGACGCTCGAGCATCACCGGCTGGCGATGGAGGTGCACGACCTGCGCGAACAGCTCGAACAGCGCAACGACGACGAGGAACTGATCACACGCAGCCGCGGCGTGCGCGAGCAGCTCGACCTCGCCGCGCGTGTCGCCGACAGCACGATGAGTGTGCTTATCGAGGGCGAGAGCGGCACGGGCAAGGAACTTGTGGCCTCGTACATCCATCGGCGCGGCAACCGCGCCGACAAACCCTTTGTGCGTGTCAACTGTGCCGCGCTGCCCGAGCAGCTTCTCGAAAGCGAACTCTTCGGCCACGTGCGCGGCGCCTTCACCGGGGCGGTGCGCGACCGCGAGGGGCGCTTCGAGGCGGCGGACGGCGGCACAATCTTTCTCGACGAGATCGCCGAGCTGTCGACGGCACTGCAGGTCAAACTGCTCCGCGTCCTGCAGAACCGCGAGTTCGAGCCCGTGGGCACGAATCAAACGCGCCGCGTGGATGTGCGTGTGATCGCCGCGACAAACCGCAATCTCGACCAGGCCCTGAGCGAGGGCAGCATCCGCGAGGATCTCTTCTACCGCCTGAATGCCGTGCGCATCAAACTGCCGCCGCTGCGCGAGCGCCCCGAGGATATCCCGCTGCTGGTCCAGCATTTTCTGAACCGCTTTGGTCCGGAAAAGGCCATTCGTGTATCGGACGACGCGCTGCGCGCCCTGCGCGCGTACCGGTGGAGCGGGAACGTCCGTGAACTCGAACACGTGATCGAGCGCGCGGTGCTGCTCGCCGTCAACGGGCTCGTCGATCTGACGCAGTTGCCGCCGGAAATCCAGGAGCACGCGAACCAGGTGGCGCCGCTGTCGCTCGAGGAGATGGAGAAGCAGCACATTCGGCGTATACTCGCCACCGCGCGCGATTACGACGAAGCAGCCCGCATCCTGGGTATCGACCCGGCCACCCTGTGGCGCAAAAGGAAAAAATACGGATTGTAG
- a CDS encoding STAS domain-containing protein, with translation MAIKSTTFNNLQIAVLEPRGSIIGGDETDELKQKAKDFLDQGNKKLILDLSNVTYLNSSGIGAVVSIHTAYAKAAGKVKVCGLDKGVKNVFVITSLTRVIDVEETRDDALKNFEVEIQ, from the coding sequence ATGGCAATCAAATCCACAACGTTCAACAATCTTCAGATTGCGGTGCTCGAGCCGCGCGGATCGATCATCGGAGGGGACGAAACCGACGAGCTGAAGCAGAAAGCGAAGGATTTCCTCGATCAAGGGAACAAGAAGCTCATCCTCGATCTCTCGAACGTGACGTACCTGAACAGCTCGGGTATTGGCGCGGTCGTGAGCATCCACACCGCGTACGCCAAAGCGGCGGGCAAGGTGAAGGTGTGCGGCCTTGACAAGGGCGTCAAAAACGTGTTCGTGATCACCAGTCTGACCCGCGTCATCGACGTCGAGGAGACCCGTGACGACGCATTGAAAAACTTTGAAGTCGAAATTCAATAA
- a CDS encoding MotA/TolQ/ExbB proton channel family protein — protein sequence MKQSLFITLLLIFAFVVATLIFMFALPDFIKDGGPLVIALIALTIMVVAFILERVFSLRKAQGRGSLTAFLKKVQTEINAGNIDAAIEACDKQRGSCANVLRTGLERYNMLHLAGKLHEEKEVMEDVQGAISEAMMLEVPLLERNLVAMSTIASIATMVGLLGTTIGMIRSFRALANAGAPDAIQLSIGISEALINTAGGLIAAIAGIVAYNFFTTKVDNFTYMIDEASYSIIQSLAIRGKK from the coding sequence ATGAAACAGTCACTCTTTATCACGCTCCTGCTGATCTTCGCCTTTGTCGTCGCAACGTTGATCTTCATGTTCGCGCTGCCCGATTTCATCAAGGACGGCGGTCCGCTCGTCATCGCGCTTATCGCGCTCACAATCATGGTCGTCGCGTTTATCCTCGAACGCGTGTTCTCGCTGCGCAAGGCCCAGGGCCGCGGCTCCCTCACCGCCTTCCTGAAGAAGGTCCAGACGGAAATCAACGCCGGCAACATCGACGCCGCCATCGAAGCATGCGACAAGCAGCGCGGTTCCTGCGCCAACGTGCTCCGCACCGGACTCGAGCGCTACAACATGCTCCATCTCGCCGGCAAGCTCCATGAGGAGAAGGAAGTGATGGAAGACGTGCAGGGTGCGATCTCCGAAGCGATGATGCTCGAAGTGCCCCTTCTTGAGCGCAACCTCGTCGCCATGTCGACGATCGCCTCGATCGCAACCATGGTCGGTCTGCTCGGCACCACCATCGGTATGATCCGCTCGTTCCGCGCGCTCGCGAATGCAGGCGCCCCGGACGCGATCCAGCTCTCGATCGGTATCTCCGAAGCTCTTATCAACACCGCGGGTGGCCTTATCGCCGCCATCGCCGGCATCGTCGCGTACAACTTCTTCACGACGAAGGTCGACAATTTCACGTACATGATCGATGAAGCCAGCTACTCGATCATCCAGTCCCTCGCAATCCGCGGCAAGAAATAA
- a CDS encoding biopolymer transporter ExbD — translation MVRKKKRISIKIDMTPMVDVAFLLLTFFMLTTQFKAPDDVQLILPSSHSAFKLPETDVMVISIEKNGKIHLGVDSPNVRVKLFGPAGVKTLSAEVDVKDLPNLLIQARMANPKLRTVIKGDKEAPYGPVEDVMNILQKTKITRFNLVTDLERT, via the coding sequence ATGGTACGCAAGAAAAAACGCATCAGCATCAAGATCGACATGACGCCCATGGTGGACGTGGCGTTCCTGCTGCTGACATTCTTTATGCTCACTACGCAGTTCAAGGCGCCCGACGACGTGCAGCTCATCCTGCCCTCGTCGCACTCCGCCTTCAAACTGCCGGAGACCGACGTCATGGTCATCTCCATTGAGAAAAACGGCAAAATCCACCTCGGTGTGGACTCGCCGAATGTCCGCGTAAAACTCTTCGGTCCGGCCGGCGTGAAGACGCTGAGCGCCGAGGTCGATGTGAAGGATCTCCCGAACCTCCTGATCCAGGCCCGCATGGCGAATCCCAAGCTGCGCACTGTGATCAAGGGTGACAAGGAAGCCCCGTATGGTCCCGTCGAAGACGTGATGAACATCCTGCAGAAAACCAAGATCACGCGGTTCAACCTCGTGACCGATCTGGAACGCACCTGA
- a CDS encoding biopolymer transporter ExbD — translation MADVEVKESAAAKRGGKKKKHRINIRVDMTPMVDVAFLLLTFFMLTTVFSKPQTMEINLPPDAETKVEVAESNLLTLRVDTDGVIWFNTGTDEVKKVEFKNLRALLVERIRANPKLITLIKVDRDGKYTMMVDIMDELNLANITRFTLAPMLPEDKEMIKKAKTA, via the coding sequence ATGGCAGACGTCGAAGTAAAAGAATCAGCGGCCGCGAAACGCGGCGGTAAAAAGAAAAAACATCGGATCAATATCCGCGTGGATATGACCCCGATGGTGGACGTGGCGTTCCTCCTCCTGACGTTCTTCATGCTGACCACCGTGTTCAGCAAACCTCAGACGATGGAGATCAACCTTCCGCCCGACGCGGAGACCAAGGTCGAAGTCGCCGAGTCCAACCTCCTGACCCTCCGTGTCGATACTGACGGCGTCATCTGGTTCAACACCGGAACGGACGAGGTGAAAAAGGTGGAGTTCAAGAATCTGCGCGCCCTTCTCGTCGAGCGTATCCGCGCGAATCCCAAACTGATCACCCTGATCAAGGTTGACCGCGACGGGAAGTACACGATGATGGTCGACATCATGGATGAATTGAACCTCGCGAACATCACCCGCTTCACCCTTGCGCCGATGCTGCCGGAGGACAAGGAAATGATCAAGAAAGCCAAGACGGCATAA